The following are encoded together in the Daucus carota subsp. sativus chromosome 5, DH1 v3.0, whole genome shotgun sequence genome:
- the LOC108221182 gene encoding probable aspartic proteinase GIP2 → MDLGGQHTWFSCDDFDIPTYKSISCNTEKCRKYKGYDCMNCALLIPVPPRCINNGCAVTYANQFAAQDINNSLAEDALFVESTNGVSVGLTYKSPEPFPFSCSDLLDNLASGTKGMIGLVNTTTSLPAHMSSQFNLPHKFALCLPSSPIHGHMFVGGGPYIFPPYYKNIAKKLITTKLVSYPVDTDKINIITDPYDEYFVDIKSINIDQKLVPLNASLLSINKDGFGGTTFSTLSPFTSLQTSLYTVFVTAFTEAAAHRKMKE, encoded by the coding sequence ATGGATCTTGGTGGCCAACACACCTGGTTCAGTTGTGATGACTTTGATATACCAACCTATAAGTCCATCAGTTGCAACACTGAAAAATGTAGAAAGTATAAAGGCTATGATTGCATGAACTGCGCTCTTCTAATCCCTGTCCCACCACGCTGCATTAACAATGGATGTGCTGTCACGTATGCCAATCAATTCGCTGCTCAAGATATTAATAACAGCTTAGCAGAGGATGCCTTGTTTGTCGAGTCTACAAATGGTGTATCAGTTGGATTAACCTACAAGTCCCCTGAACCGTTTCCATTTTCATGTTCCGATCTCTTGGATAATCTAGCCAGTGGAACCAAAGGTATGATAGGCCTCGTAAATACAACTACATCCTTGCCTGCACATATGTCAAGCCAGTTCAATTTACCTCATAAATTTGCTCTTTGTTTGCCCTCTAGTCCTATACACGGCCACATGTTTGTAGGCGGAGGGCCATACATATTTCCACCATACTATAAAAACATTGCTAAGAAATTGATCACCACAAAACTTGTCAGTTACCCTGTTGACACTGACAAAATTAACATTATAACTGACCCTTACGACGAATATTTTGTAGATATTAAATCTATTAATATCGATCAGAAACTTGTCCCTCTTAATGCTTCTTTACTATCCATCAACAAAGATGGCTTCGGGGGTACTACATTTAGTACCCTATCTCCTTTCACAAGTTTACAGACTTCCCTCTATACGGTTTTCGTTACTGCTTTTACTGAGGCTGCAGCTCACAGGAAGATGAAAGAGTAG